A window of the Oryzias melastigma strain HK-1 linkage group LG11, ASM292280v2, whole genome shotgun sequence genome harbors these coding sequences:
- the LOC112136266 gene encoding peptidyl-prolyl cis-trans isomerase FKBP14 — protein MLLSVWSWWCSSLLVSVSGAGAPEEEMKMEVLHKPFICRRKSKNGDLLLLHHEAYFENGTLLLSSRTIGDKQPVWFTLGIREGIKGWDLGLRDMCAGEQRKLVIPPSLAYGDEGKGKIPPKTTLTFKIELVEIRNGPRSHESFQEMDLNDDWRLSKHEVKEYLKKEFERYGHPPNDTLNEEMANDIFTREDKNKDGFISSREFTYKHDEL, from the exons ATGTTGCTGTCCGTGTGGAGCTGGTGGTGCAGCTCGCTGCTGGTGTCCGTCAGCGGGGCGGGAGCGCCGGAAGAGGAGATGAAAATGGAAGTTCTGCACAAACCTTTCATCTGTCGCCGGAAGTCCAAAAACGGAGACCTTCTCCTGCTGCACCATGAAGCATACTTTGAAAACGGGACGCTGTTGCTCTCCAG TCGAACTATTGGTGACAAGCAGCCAGTGTGGTTCACGCTGGGCATCAGAGAAGGAATAAAAGGCTGGGATCTGGGCCTGAGGGACATGTGTGCTGGAGAGCAGAGGAAGCTGGTAATCCCTCCATCTCTGGCCTATGGGGACGAAGGGAAAG GTAAAATTCCACCAAAGACTACGCTGACCTTCAAAATAGAGCTGGTTGAAATCCGAAATGGACCGAGGTCGCACGAGTCCTTCCAAGAGATGGACCTGAACGATGACTGGAGACTCTCCAAACATGAG GTTAAAGAATACCTAAAGAAGGAGTTTGAGCGTTATGGCCACCCTCCCAATGATACGCTAAATGAAGAGATGGCCAATGACATTTTCACCAGAGAAGATAAGAACAAGGACGGCTTTATATCCTCCAGAGAATTCACATACAAACACGACGAACTGTAA